One stretch of Lemur catta isolate mLemCat1 chromosome 2, mLemCat1.pri, whole genome shotgun sequence DNA includes these proteins:
- the UFSP1 gene encoding inactive Ufm1-specific protease 1, protein MGDKPPGFRGSRNWIGCVEASLCLAHFEGPQGRLCHVPRGAGIRGQLERLYSHFSGGGGPVMVGGDADAQSKALLGVCIGPGTEAYVLVLDPHYWGPPKTPSELQAAGWVGWREVSTAFDPNSFYNLCLTSHNAEKQQHALD, encoded by the coding sequence ATGGGCGACAAGCCCCCCGGGTTCCGGGGCTCCCGGAACTGGATCGGCTGTGTAGAGGCCAGCCTCTGCCTCGCTCACTTCGAAGGGCCTCAGGGGCGCCTGTGCCACGTGCCACGTGGAGCGGGGATTCGGGGGCAATTGGAGAGGCTCTACTCCCACTTCTCAGGGGGTGGGGGCCCTGTGATGGTCGGGGGAGATGCGGACGCCCAGTCCAAGGCCTTGCTGGGAGTCTGCATCGGGCCAGGCACAGAAGCCTATGTCCTGGTATTGGACCCTCACTACTGGGGCCCTCCAAAAACCCCCAGTGAACTACAGGCTGCTGGGTGGGTGGGCTGGCGGGAGGTAAGCACAGCCTTTGACCCCAACTCCTTCTACAACCTGTGCTTGACCAGCCATAACGCCGAAAAGCAGCAGCATGCCCTGGACTGA
- the SRRT gene encoding serrate RNA effector molecule homolog isoform X3: MGDSDDEYDRRRRDKFRRERSDYDRSRERDERRRGDDWNDREWDRGRERRSRGEYRDYDRNRRERFSPPRHELSPPQKRMRRDWDEHSSDPYHSGYEMPYAGGGGGPTYGPPQPWGHPDVHIMQHHVLPIQARLGSIAEIDLGVPPPVMKSFKEFLLSLDDSVDETEAVKRYNDYKLDFRRQQMQDFFLAHKDEEWFRSKYHPDEVGKRRQEARGALQNRLKVFLSLMESGWFDNLLLDIDKADAIVKMLDAAVIKMEGGTENDLRILEQEEEEEQAGKPGEPTKKEEGRAGPGLGEGECKTNDKDDKKEGGKQAENDSSNDDKTKKSEGNGDKEEKKEDSEKEAKKSSKKRNRKHSGDDSFDEGSVSESESESESGHAEEEKETEEALKEKEKPKEEEREKPKDAAGLECKPRPLHKTCSLFMRNIAPNISRAEIISLCKRYPGFMRVALSEPQPERRFFRRGWVTFDRSVNIKEICWNLQNIRLRECELSPGVNRDLTRRVRNINGITQHKQIVRNDIKLAAKLIHTLDDRTQLWASEPGTPPLPTSLPSQNPILKNITDYLIEEVSAEEEELLGSSGGAPPEEPPKEGNPAEINVERDEKLIKVLDKLLLYLRIVHSLDYYNTCEYPNEDEMPNRCGIIHVRGPMPPNRISHGEVLEWQKTFEEKLTPLLSVRESLSEEEAQKMGRKDPEQEVEKFVTSNTQELGKDKWLCPLSGKKFKGPEFVRKHIFNKHAEKIEEVKKEVAFFNNFLTDAKRPALPEIKPAQPPGPAQSLTPGLPYPHQTPQGLMPYGQPRPPILGYGAGAVRPAVPTGGPPYPHGPYGAGRGNYDAFRGQGGYPGKPRNRMVRGDPRAIVEYRDLDAPDDVDFF, translated from the exons AGAATGGGACCGTGGCCGTGAGCGCCGCAGTCGGGGTGAATATCGTGACTATGACCGGAATCGGCGAGAGCGCTTCTCGCCTCCCCGCCATGAACTCAGCCCCCCACAGAAGCGCATGAGGAGAGACTG GGATGAGCACAGCTCTGACCCATACCACAGTGGCTACGAGATGCCCTATGCTGGGGGGGGTGGGGGCCCAACTTATGGCCCCCCTCAGCCCTGGGGCCACCCAGATGTCCACATCATGCAGCACCATGTACTGCCTATCCAGGCCAG GCTGGGCAGCATCGCAGAGATCGACCTGGGTGTGCCACCACCAGTAATGAAGAGCTTCAAGGAGTTTCTCCTCTCGTTGGATGACTCTGTGGATGAGACGGAGGCAGTCAAGCGGTATAATGATTATAAGCTGGATTTTCGAAGGCAGCAGATGCAGGATTTCTTCTTGGCTCATAAAGATGAGGAGTG GTTTCGGTCTAAGTACCACCCAGATGAGGTGGGGAAGCGTCGGCAGGAGGCCCGGGGGGCCCTGCAAAACCGACTAAAGGTATTCCTGTCCCTCATGGAGAGTGGCTGGTTTGATAATCTGCTTCTGGACATAGACAAAGCTGATGCCATTGTCAAGATGCTGGATGCAG CTGTGATTAAGATGGAAGGAGGCACAGAGAATGACCTTCGCATCCTggagcaagaggaggaggaggaacaggcaGGGAAGCCCGGGGAGCCCACCAAGAAAGAGGAAGGCCGGGCTGGACCAGGCCTGGGGGAAGGAGAGTGCAAGACCAACGATAAGGACGACAAGAAAGAAGGTGGCAAACAG GCTGAAAATGACAGTTCTAATGATGACAAAACTAAGAAATCTGAGGGTAATGGggacaaagaggagaaaaaagaagactcTGAGAAGGAAGCTAAAAAA AGCAGCAAGAAGCGGAATAGGAAGCACAGTGGTGACGATAGCTTTGACGAAGGCAGTGTGTCTGAGTCTGAGTCTGAGTCCGAGAGTGGCCATgctgaggaggaaaaggagactg AAGAAGCACTCAAGGAAAAGGAGAAGcccaaggaagaagaaagggagaagccTAAGGATGCCGCAGGGCTGGAGTGTAAGCCCCGACCCCTGCATAAGACATGCTCTCTCTTCATGCGCAACATCGCGCCCAATATCTCCAGGGCTGAGATCATTTCT CTTTGTAAAAGATACCCAGGCTTTATGCGTGTGGCACTATCGGAGCCCCAGCCAGAAAGGAG GTTTTTCCGTCGTGGCTGGGTAACTTTTGACCGTAGTGTGAACATTAAAGAAATCTGTTGGAACTTGCAGAATATTCGA CTCCGGGAGTGCGAGCTGAGCCCTGGTGTGAACAGAGACCTGACCCGCCGCGTCCGCAACATTAATGGCATTACCCAACACAAGCAGATTGTGCGCAATGACATCAAGCTGGCAGCCAAGCTGATCCATACACTGGATGATAGGACCCAGCTCTGGGCCTCTGAACCAGGGACACCTCCCCTGCCAACA AGCCTGCCCTCGCAAAACCCGATCTTGAAGAATATCACCGACTACCTGATCGAAGAAGTCAGTGCCGAGGAGGAAGAGCTGTTGGGAAGCAGCGGGGGAGCCCCCCCAGAGGAGCCTCCTAAGGAAGGGAACCCGGCTGAGATCAATGTGGAGCGGGATGAGAAGCTGATCAAG GTTTTGGACAAACTCCTTCTCTACTTGCGCATTGTGCATTCTCTAGATTATTATAACACCTGTGAGTACCCCAATGAGGATGAAATGCCTAATCGTTGTGGCATAATCCACGTTCGGGGGCCCATGCCACCCAACCGCATCAGTCACGGAGAAG TGCTAGAGTGGCAGAAGACATTTGAGGAGAAGCTGACTCCATTGTTGAGTGTGCGAGAGTCTCTCTCAGAGGAAGAGGCCCAGAAGATGGGTCGAAAAGACCCTGAACAGGAAGTGGAAAAGTTTGTCACCTCTAACACCCAGGAACTGGGCAAGGATAAGTGGCTGTGTCCTCTTAGTGGCAAGAAATTCAAG GGTCCTGAGTTTGTACGCAAACATATCTTCAACAAGCATGCGGAGAAAATTGAGGAAGTAAAGAAGGAGGTGGCATTTTTTAACAACTTCCTCACCGATGCCAAACGCCCCGCTCTGCCTGAGATCAAGCCAGCCCAgccacctggccctgcccaga GCCTGACCCCGGGACTCCCCTACCCACACCAGACTCCCCAGGGCCTGATGCCCTATGGTCAGCCCAGGCCCCCCATCTTGGGCTACGGAG CTGGTGCTGTCCGCCCTGCAGTCCCCACAGGAGGTCCTCCGTACCCCCATGGCCCATATGGTGCTGGCCGAGGGAACTATGATGCCTTTCGAGGCCAGGGGGGTTATCCTGGGAAACCTAGAAACAG GATGGTTCGTGGAGACCCACGAGCCATTGTGGAATATCGTGACCTGGATGCCCCAGACGATGTTGATTTCTTTTGA
- the SRRT gene encoding serrate RNA effector molecule homolog isoform X1, with protein MGDSDDEYDRRRRDKFRRERSDYDRSRERDERRRGDDWNDREWDRGRERRSRGEYRDYDRNRRERFSPPRHELSPPQKRMRRDWDEHSSDPYHSGYEMPYAGGGGGPTYGPPQPWGHPDVHIMQHHVLPIQARLGSIAEIDLGVPPPVMKSFKEFLLSLDDSVDETEAVKRYNDYKLDFRRQQMQDFFLAHKDEEWFRSKYHPDEVGKRRQEARGALQNRLKVFLSLMESGWFDNLLLDIDKADAIVKMLDAAVIKMEGGTENDLRILEQEEEEEQAGKPGEPTKKEEGRAGPGLGEGECKTNDKDDKKEGGKQAENDSSNDDKTKKSEGNGDKEEKKEDSEKEAKKSSKKRNRKHSGDDSFDEGSVSESESESESGHAEEEKETEEALKEKEKPKEEEREKPKDAAGLECKPRPLHKTCSLFMRNIAPNISRAEIISLCKRYPGFMRVALSEPQPERRFFRRGWVTFDRSVNIKEICWNLQNIRLRECELSPGVNRDLTRRVRNINGITQHKQIVRNDIKLAAKLIHTLDDRTQLWASEPGTPPLPTSLPSQNPILKNITDYLIEEVSAEEEELLGSSGGAPPEEPPKEGNPAEINVERDEKLIKVLDKLLLYLRIVHSLDYYNTCEYPNEDEMPNRCGIIHVRGPMPPNRISHGEVLEWQKTFEEKLTPLLSVRESLSEEEAQKMGRKDPEQEVEKFVTSNTQELGKDKWLCPLSGKKFKGPEFVRKHIFNKHAEKIEEVKKEVAFFNNFLTDAKRPALPEIKPAQPPGPAQILPPGLTPGLPYPHQTPQGLMPYGQPRPPILGYGAGAVRPAVPTGGPPYPHGPYGAGRGNYDAFRGQGGYPGKPRNRMVRGDPRAIVEYRDLDAPDDVDFF; from the exons AGAATGGGACCGTGGCCGTGAGCGCCGCAGTCGGGGTGAATATCGTGACTATGACCGGAATCGGCGAGAGCGCTTCTCGCCTCCCCGCCATGAACTCAGCCCCCCACAGAAGCGCATGAGGAGAGACTG GGATGAGCACAGCTCTGACCCATACCACAGTGGCTACGAGATGCCCTATGCTGGGGGGGGTGGGGGCCCAACTTATGGCCCCCCTCAGCCCTGGGGCCACCCAGATGTCCACATCATGCAGCACCATGTACTGCCTATCCAGGCCAG GCTGGGCAGCATCGCAGAGATCGACCTGGGTGTGCCACCACCAGTAATGAAGAGCTTCAAGGAGTTTCTCCTCTCGTTGGATGACTCTGTGGATGAGACGGAGGCAGTCAAGCGGTATAATGATTATAAGCTGGATTTTCGAAGGCAGCAGATGCAGGATTTCTTCTTGGCTCATAAAGATGAGGAGTG GTTTCGGTCTAAGTACCACCCAGATGAGGTGGGGAAGCGTCGGCAGGAGGCCCGGGGGGCCCTGCAAAACCGACTAAAGGTATTCCTGTCCCTCATGGAGAGTGGCTGGTTTGATAATCTGCTTCTGGACATAGACAAAGCTGATGCCATTGTCAAGATGCTGGATGCAG CTGTGATTAAGATGGAAGGAGGCACAGAGAATGACCTTCGCATCCTggagcaagaggaggaggaggaacaggcaGGGAAGCCCGGGGAGCCCACCAAGAAAGAGGAAGGCCGGGCTGGACCAGGCCTGGGGGAAGGAGAGTGCAAGACCAACGATAAGGACGACAAGAAAGAAGGTGGCAAACAG GCTGAAAATGACAGTTCTAATGATGACAAAACTAAGAAATCTGAGGGTAATGGggacaaagaggagaaaaaagaagactcTGAGAAGGAAGCTAAAAAA AGCAGCAAGAAGCGGAATAGGAAGCACAGTGGTGACGATAGCTTTGACGAAGGCAGTGTGTCTGAGTCTGAGTCTGAGTCCGAGAGTGGCCATgctgaggaggaaaaggagactg AAGAAGCACTCAAGGAAAAGGAGAAGcccaaggaagaagaaagggagaagccTAAGGATGCCGCAGGGCTGGAGTGTAAGCCCCGACCCCTGCATAAGACATGCTCTCTCTTCATGCGCAACATCGCGCCCAATATCTCCAGGGCTGAGATCATTTCT CTTTGTAAAAGATACCCAGGCTTTATGCGTGTGGCACTATCGGAGCCCCAGCCAGAAAGGAG GTTTTTCCGTCGTGGCTGGGTAACTTTTGACCGTAGTGTGAACATTAAAGAAATCTGTTGGAACTTGCAGAATATTCGA CTCCGGGAGTGCGAGCTGAGCCCTGGTGTGAACAGAGACCTGACCCGCCGCGTCCGCAACATTAATGGCATTACCCAACACAAGCAGATTGTGCGCAATGACATCAAGCTGGCAGCCAAGCTGATCCATACACTGGATGATAGGACCCAGCTCTGGGCCTCTGAACCAGGGACACCTCCCCTGCCAACA AGCCTGCCCTCGCAAAACCCGATCTTGAAGAATATCACCGACTACCTGATCGAAGAAGTCAGTGCCGAGGAGGAAGAGCTGTTGGGAAGCAGCGGGGGAGCCCCCCCAGAGGAGCCTCCTAAGGAAGGGAACCCGGCTGAGATCAATGTGGAGCGGGATGAGAAGCTGATCAAG GTTTTGGACAAACTCCTTCTCTACTTGCGCATTGTGCATTCTCTAGATTATTATAACACCTGTGAGTACCCCAATGAGGATGAAATGCCTAATCGTTGTGGCATAATCCACGTTCGGGGGCCCATGCCACCCAACCGCATCAGTCACGGAGAAG TGCTAGAGTGGCAGAAGACATTTGAGGAGAAGCTGACTCCATTGTTGAGTGTGCGAGAGTCTCTCTCAGAGGAAGAGGCCCAGAAGATGGGTCGAAAAGACCCTGAACAGGAAGTGGAAAAGTTTGTCACCTCTAACACCCAGGAACTGGGCAAGGATAAGTGGCTGTGTCCTCTTAGTGGCAAGAAATTCAAG GGTCCTGAGTTTGTACGCAAACATATCTTCAACAAGCATGCGGAGAAAATTGAGGAAGTAAAGAAGGAGGTGGCATTTTTTAACAACTTCCTCACCGATGCCAAACGCCCCGCTCTGCCTGAGATCAAGCCAGCCCAgccacctggccctgcccaga TACTCCCCCCAGGCCTGACCCCGGGACTCCCCTACCCACACCAGACTCCCCAGGGCCTGATGCCCTATGGTCAGCCCAGGCCCCCCATCTTGGGCTACGGAG CTGGTGCTGTCCGCCCTGCAGTCCCCACAGGAGGTCCTCCGTACCCCCATGGCCCATATGGTGCTGGCCGAGGGAACTATGATGCCTTTCGAGGCCAGGGGGGTTATCCTGGGAAACCTAGAAACAG GATGGTTCGTGGAGACCCACGAGCCATTGTGGAATATCGTGACCTGGATGCCCCAGACGATGTTGATTTCTTTTGA
- the SRRT gene encoding serrate RNA effector molecule homolog isoform X2: MGDSDDEYDRRRRDKFRRERSDYDRSRERDERRRGDDWNDREWDRGRERRSRGEYRDYDRNRRERFSPPRHELSPPQKRMRRDWDEHSSDPYHSGYEMPYAGGGGGPTYGPPQPWGHPDVHIMQHHVLPIQARLGSIAEIDLGVPPPVMKSFKEFLLSLDDSVDETEAVKRYNDYKLDFRRQQMQDFFLAHKDEEWFRSKYHPDEVGKRRQEARGALQNRLKVFLSLMESGWFDNLLLDIDKADAIVKMLDAAVIKMEGGTENDLRILEQEEEEEQAGKPGEPTKKEEGRAGPGLGEGECKTNDKDDKKEGGKQAENDSSNDDKTKKSEGNGDKEEKKEDSEKEAKKSSKKRNRKHSGDDSFDEGSVSESESESESGHAEEEKETEALKEKEKPKEEEREKPKDAAGLECKPRPLHKTCSLFMRNIAPNISRAEIISLCKRYPGFMRVALSEPQPERRFFRRGWVTFDRSVNIKEICWNLQNIRLRECELSPGVNRDLTRRVRNINGITQHKQIVRNDIKLAAKLIHTLDDRTQLWASEPGTPPLPTSLPSQNPILKNITDYLIEEVSAEEEELLGSSGGAPPEEPPKEGNPAEINVERDEKLIKVLDKLLLYLRIVHSLDYYNTCEYPNEDEMPNRCGIIHVRGPMPPNRISHGEVLEWQKTFEEKLTPLLSVRESLSEEEAQKMGRKDPEQEVEKFVTSNTQELGKDKWLCPLSGKKFKGPEFVRKHIFNKHAEKIEEVKKEVAFFNNFLTDAKRPALPEIKPAQPPGPAQILPPGLTPGLPYPHQTPQGLMPYGQPRPPILGYGAGAVRPAVPTGGPPYPHGPYGAGRGNYDAFRGQGGYPGKPRNRMVRGDPRAIVEYRDLDAPDDVDFF, from the exons AGAATGGGACCGTGGCCGTGAGCGCCGCAGTCGGGGTGAATATCGTGACTATGACCGGAATCGGCGAGAGCGCTTCTCGCCTCCCCGCCATGAACTCAGCCCCCCACAGAAGCGCATGAGGAGAGACTG GGATGAGCACAGCTCTGACCCATACCACAGTGGCTACGAGATGCCCTATGCTGGGGGGGGTGGGGGCCCAACTTATGGCCCCCCTCAGCCCTGGGGCCACCCAGATGTCCACATCATGCAGCACCATGTACTGCCTATCCAGGCCAG GCTGGGCAGCATCGCAGAGATCGACCTGGGTGTGCCACCACCAGTAATGAAGAGCTTCAAGGAGTTTCTCCTCTCGTTGGATGACTCTGTGGATGAGACGGAGGCAGTCAAGCGGTATAATGATTATAAGCTGGATTTTCGAAGGCAGCAGATGCAGGATTTCTTCTTGGCTCATAAAGATGAGGAGTG GTTTCGGTCTAAGTACCACCCAGATGAGGTGGGGAAGCGTCGGCAGGAGGCCCGGGGGGCCCTGCAAAACCGACTAAAGGTATTCCTGTCCCTCATGGAGAGTGGCTGGTTTGATAATCTGCTTCTGGACATAGACAAAGCTGATGCCATTGTCAAGATGCTGGATGCAG CTGTGATTAAGATGGAAGGAGGCACAGAGAATGACCTTCGCATCCTggagcaagaggaggaggaggaacaggcaGGGAAGCCCGGGGAGCCCACCAAGAAAGAGGAAGGCCGGGCTGGACCAGGCCTGGGGGAAGGAGAGTGCAAGACCAACGATAAGGACGACAAGAAAGAAGGTGGCAAACAG GCTGAAAATGACAGTTCTAATGATGACAAAACTAAGAAATCTGAGGGTAATGGggacaaagaggagaaaaaagaagactcTGAGAAGGAAGCTAAAAAA AGCAGCAAGAAGCGGAATAGGAAGCACAGTGGTGACGATAGCTTTGACGAAGGCAGTGTGTCTGAGTCTGAGTCTGAGTCCGAGAGTGGCCATgctgaggaggaaaaggagactg AAGCACTCAAGGAAAAGGAGAAGcccaaggaagaagaaagggagaagccTAAGGATGCCGCAGGGCTGGAGTGTAAGCCCCGACCCCTGCATAAGACATGCTCTCTCTTCATGCGCAACATCGCGCCCAATATCTCCAGGGCTGAGATCATTTCT CTTTGTAAAAGATACCCAGGCTTTATGCGTGTGGCACTATCGGAGCCCCAGCCAGAAAGGAG GTTTTTCCGTCGTGGCTGGGTAACTTTTGACCGTAGTGTGAACATTAAAGAAATCTGTTGGAACTTGCAGAATATTCGA CTCCGGGAGTGCGAGCTGAGCCCTGGTGTGAACAGAGACCTGACCCGCCGCGTCCGCAACATTAATGGCATTACCCAACACAAGCAGATTGTGCGCAATGACATCAAGCTGGCAGCCAAGCTGATCCATACACTGGATGATAGGACCCAGCTCTGGGCCTCTGAACCAGGGACACCTCCCCTGCCAACA AGCCTGCCCTCGCAAAACCCGATCTTGAAGAATATCACCGACTACCTGATCGAAGAAGTCAGTGCCGAGGAGGAAGAGCTGTTGGGAAGCAGCGGGGGAGCCCCCCCAGAGGAGCCTCCTAAGGAAGGGAACCCGGCTGAGATCAATGTGGAGCGGGATGAGAAGCTGATCAAG GTTTTGGACAAACTCCTTCTCTACTTGCGCATTGTGCATTCTCTAGATTATTATAACACCTGTGAGTACCCCAATGAGGATGAAATGCCTAATCGTTGTGGCATAATCCACGTTCGGGGGCCCATGCCACCCAACCGCATCAGTCACGGAGAAG TGCTAGAGTGGCAGAAGACATTTGAGGAGAAGCTGACTCCATTGTTGAGTGTGCGAGAGTCTCTCTCAGAGGAAGAGGCCCAGAAGATGGGTCGAAAAGACCCTGAACAGGAAGTGGAAAAGTTTGTCACCTCTAACACCCAGGAACTGGGCAAGGATAAGTGGCTGTGTCCTCTTAGTGGCAAGAAATTCAAG GGTCCTGAGTTTGTACGCAAACATATCTTCAACAAGCATGCGGAGAAAATTGAGGAAGTAAAGAAGGAGGTGGCATTTTTTAACAACTTCCTCACCGATGCCAAACGCCCCGCTCTGCCTGAGATCAAGCCAGCCCAgccacctggccctgcccaga TACTCCCCCCAGGCCTGACCCCGGGACTCCCCTACCCACACCAGACTCCCCAGGGCCTGATGCCCTATGGTCAGCCCAGGCCCCCCATCTTGGGCTACGGAG CTGGTGCTGTCCGCCCTGCAGTCCCCACAGGAGGTCCTCCGTACCCCCATGGCCCATATGGTGCTGGCCGAGGGAACTATGATGCCTTTCGAGGCCAGGGGGGTTATCCTGGGAAACCTAGAAACAG GATGGTTCGTGGAGACCCACGAGCCATTGTGGAATATCGTGACCTGGATGCCCCAGACGATGTTGATTTCTTTTGA
- the SRRT gene encoding serrate RNA effector molecule homolog isoform X4 yields MGDSDDEYDRRRRDKFRRERSDYDRSRERDERRRGDDWNDREWDRGRERRSRGEYRDYDRNRRERFSPPRHELSPPQKRMRRDWDEHSSDPYHSGYEMPYAGGGGGPTYGPPQPWGHPDVHIMQHHVLPIQARLGSIAEIDLGVPPPVMKSFKEFLLSLDDSVDETEAVKRYNDYKLDFRRQQMQDFFLAHKDEEWFRSKYHPDEVGKRRQEARGALQNRLKVFLSLMESGWFDNLLLDIDKADAIVKMLDAAVIKMEGGTENDLRILEQEEEEEQAGKPGEPTKKEEGRAGPGLGEGECKTNDKDDKKEGGKQAENDSSNDDKTKKSEGNGDKEEKKEDSEKEAKKSSKKRNRKHSGDDSFDEGSVSESESESESGHAEEEKETEEALKEKEKPKEEEREKPKDAAGLECKPRPLHKTCSLFMRNIAPNISRAEIISLCKRYPGFMRVALSEPQPERRFFRRGWVTFDRSVNIKEICWNLQNIRLRECELSPGVNRDLTRRVRNINGITQHKQIVRNDIKLAAKLIHTLDDRTQLWASEPGTPPLPTSLPSQNPILKNITDYLIEEVSAEEEELLGSSGGAPPEEPPKEGNPAEINVERDEKLIKVLDKLLLYLRIVHSLDYYNTCEYPNEDEMPNRCGIIHVRGPMPPNRISHGEVLEWQKTFEEKLTPLLSVRESLSEEEAQKMGRKDPEQEVEKFVTSNTQELGKDKWLCPLSGKKFKGPEFVRKHIFNKHAEKIEEVKKEVAFFNNFLTDAKRPALPEIKPAQPPGPAQILPPGLTPGLPYPHQTPQGLMPYGQPRPPILGYGAGAVRPAVPTGGPPYPHGPYGAGRGNYDAFRGQGGYPGKPRNRRC; encoded by the exons AGAATGGGACCGTGGCCGTGAGCGCCGCAGTCGGGGTGAATATCGTGACTATGACCGGAATCGGCGAGAGCGCTTCTCGCCTCCCCGCCATGAACTCAGCCCCCCACAGAAGCGCATGAGGAGAGACTG GGATGAGCACAGCTCTGACCCATACCACAGTGGCTACGAGATGCCCTATGCTGGGGGGGGTGGGGGCCCAACTTATGGCCCCCCTCAGCCCTGGGGCCACCCAGATGTCCACATCATGCAGCACCATGTACTGCCTATCCAGGCCAG GCTGGGCAGCATCGCAGAGATCGACCTGGGTGTGCCACCACCAGTAATGAAGAGCTTCAAGGAGTTTCTCCTCTCGTTGGATGACTCTGTGGATGAGACGGAGGCAGTCAAGCGGTATAATGATTATAAGCTGGATTTTCGAAGGCAGCAGATGCAGGATTTCTTCTTGGCTCATAAAGATGAGGAGTG GTTTCGGTCTAAGTACCACCCAGATGAGGTGGGGAAGCGTCGGCAGGAGGCCCGGGGGGCCCTGCAAAACCGACTAAAGGTATTCCTGTCCCTCATGGAGAGTGGCTGGTTTGATAATCTGCTTCTGGACATAGACAAAGCTGATGCCATTGTCAAGATGCTGGATGCAG CTGTGATTAAGATGGAAGGAGGCACAGAGAATGACCTTCGCATCCTggagcaagaggaggaggaggaacaggcaGGGAAGCCCGGGGAGCCCACCAAGAAAGAGGAAGGCCGGGCTGGACCAGGCCTGGGGGAAGGAGAGTGCAAGACCAACGATAAGGACGACAAGAAAGAAGGTGGCAAACAG GCTGAAAATGACAGTTCTAATGATGACAAAACTAAGAAATCTGAGGGTAATGGggacaaagaggagaaaaaagaagactcTGAGAAGGAAGCTAAAAAA AGCAGCAAGAAGCGGAATAGGAAGCACAGTGGTGACGATAGCTTTGACGAAGGCAGTGTGTCTGAGTCTGAGTCTGAGTCCGAGAGTGGCCATgctgaggaggaaaaggagactg AAGAAGCACTCAAGGAAAAGGAGAAGcccaaggaagaagaaagggagaagccTAAGGATGCCGCAGGGCTGGAGTGTAAGCCCCGACCCCTGCATAAGACATGCTCTCTCTTCATGCGCAACATCGCGCCCAATATCTCCAGGGCTGAGATCATTTCT CTTTGTAAAAGATACCCAGGCTTTATGCGTGTGGCACTATCGGAGCCCCAGCCAGAAAGGAG GTTTTTCCGTCGTGGCTGGGTAACTTTTGACCGTAGTGTGAACATTAAAGAAATCTGTTGGAACTTGCAGAATATTCGA CTCCGGGAGTGCGAGCTGAGCCCTGGTGTGAACAGAGACCTGACCCGCCGCGTCCGCAACATTAATGGCATTACCCAACACAAGCAGATTGTGCGCAATGACATCAAGCTGGCAGCCAAGCTGATCCATACACTGGATGATAGGACCCAGCTCTGGGCCTCTGAACCAGGGACACCTCCCCTGCCAACA AGCCTGCCCTCGCAAAACCCGATCTTGAAGAATATCACCGACTACCTGATCGAAGAAGTCAGTGCCGAGGAGGAAGAGCTGTTGGGAAGCAGCGGGGGAGCCCCCCCAGAGGAGCCTCCTAAGGAAGGGAACCCGGCTGAGATCAATGTGGAGCGGGATGAGAAGCTGATCAAG GTTTTGGACAAACTCCTTCTCTACTTGCGCATTGTGCATTCTCTAGATTATTATAACACCTGTGAGTACCCCAATGAGGATGAAATGCCTAATCGTTGTGGCATAATCCACGTTCGGGGGCCCATGCCACCCAACCGCATCAGTCACGGAGAAG TGCTAGAGTGGCAGAAGACATTTGAGGAGAAGCTGACTCCATTGTTGAGTGTGCGAGAGTCTCTCTCAGAGGAAGAGGCCCAGAAGATGGGTCGAAAAGACCCTGAACAGGAAGTGGAAAAGTTTGTCACCTCTAACACCCAGGAACTGGGCAAGGATAAGTGGCTGTGTCCTCTTAGTGGCAAGAAATTCAAG GGTCCTGAGTTTGTACGCAAACATATCTTCAACAAGCATGCGGAGAAAATTGAGGAAGTAAAGAAGGAGGTGGCATTTTTTAACAACTTCCTCACCGATGCCAAACGCCCCGCTCTGCCTGAGATCAAGCCAGCCCAgccacctggccctgcccaga TACTCCCCCCAGGCCTGACCCCGGGACTCCCCTACCCACACCAGACTCCCCAGGGCCTGATGCCCTATGGTCAGCCCAGGCCCCCCATCTTGGGCTACGGAG CTGGTGCTGTCCGCCCTGCAGTCCCCACAGGAGGTCCTCCGTACCCCCATGGCCCATATGGTGCTGGCCGAGGGAACTATGATGCCTTTCGAGGCCAGGGGGGTTATCCTGGGAAACCTAGAAACAG ACGATGTTGA